One window of Catonella massiliensis genomic DNA carries:
- a CDS encoding tRNA(Met) cytidine acetate ligase produces MINNRKVAAIIAEYNPFHNGHAYHIEETKRITGADYIIILMSGNFVQRGEPAIIDKYLRAKSVLSSGADAVFELPVTVSTGSAETFADGSVALANKLGIVDFLSFGAENDNIDELISCSRFLVGSEHNDEITKLMSEGLTYPEAREAYLRHMGRVKEADLLKTSNNILAISYLNKLFRLNSDILPVAVKRAEALHDSEISPDDTSSITSAKAIRLDLQVNSGKISGRYIPDSTRNLLNPNGSYIKNNDFSDILFYKLGKIIYTNDKNTAIGILSSYSDITEDLAGRIYNLFGKVTTYDDFAAALWSKNYTYARIDRVLYHIIGEITKELIESNKAFDFCPYIRPLAIKRESSVILNEVGKAVKNSEKVELISRIGDANKLQNKAAIQTFNVTRFMTALYNQITYKNYGIKTYDEASESFIYFSS; encoded by the coding sequence ATGATAAATAATCGTAAAGTAGCTGCTATAATCGCAGAATATAACCCATTCCACAACGGCCATGCCTATCATATCGAAGAGACGAAAAGAATAACCGGGGCTGACTATATCATTATTCTTATGAGCGGTAACTTTGTGCAAAGAGGTGAACCGGCTATAATCGACAAATATTTAAGAGCAAAGTCTGTTCTTTCATCAGGTGCAGATGCTGTATTTGAGCTTCCTGTAACCGTATCAACAGGAAGTGCAGAAACCTTTGCAGATGGCTCTGTAGCTCTTGCCAATAAACTTGGAATAGTTGATTTTCTCTCTTTTGGGGCAGAGAATGATAATATAGATGAGCTAATAAGCTGTAGTAGATTTCTTGTTGGGAGCGAACATAATGATGAGATTACAAAGCTTATGTCAGAAGGCTTAACCTATCCCGAAGCAAGAGAAGCCTATCTTAGGCATATGGGGCGTGTAAAGGAGGCTGATTTACTTAAGACTTCAAATAACATCCTTGCCATATCTTATCTGAACAAGCTTTTTAGGCTTAATTCAGATATTTTGCCTGTAGCAGTGAAAAGAGCGGAGGCCTTGCATGATTCAGAAATATCACCTGATGATACCTCCTCTATTACATCAGCCAAAGCCATAAGGCTGGATTTACAGGTTAACTCCGGAAAAATAAGTGGCAGATATATCCCTGACTCGACAAGGAACCTGCTTAATCCTAACGGTAGTTATATTAAAAATAATGATTTTTCCGATATTTTATTTTATAAGCTTGGGAAAATAATTTATACGAATGATAAGAATACTGCAATAGGTATTTTAAGCAGTTACAGCGATATTACTGAAGACTTAGCCGGAAGAATATACAACTTATTTGGCAAGGTCACTACCTACGATGATTTTGCGGCAGCACTTTGGTCTAAAAACTATACTTATGCCAGAATCGACAGGGTTTTGTACCATATCATAGGTGAAATCACAAAAGAGCTGATTGAATCAAACAAAGCCTTTGACTTTTGCCCCTATATAAGGCCTCTCGCCATAAAGAGAGAATCCTCTGTCATCTTAAATGAAGTAGGAAAAGCTGTAAAAAACAGTGAGAAGGTTGAACTAATAAGCAGAATTGGTGATGCAAATAAACTACAAAATAAAGCAGCCATACAAACCTTCAATGTGACAAGGTTTATGACTGCCCTATATAATCAAATCACCTACAAAAACTATGGTATAA
- the pta gene encoding phosphate acetyltransferase has product MFFIDKIKAKAKTSKKVIVLPESEDMRTLEAADAVLKEGIADLVLLGKEEKILADAKKGGFNVTGAKIIDPEKSDRLDDYVASLVELRKSKGMTEEEARKILTTSNTYFGVMMIKMKDADGLVSGACHSTADTLRPSLQILKTKPGTKLVSSFFIIEVPNCDMGEKGTFVFSDCGLNQNPNAEELAAIAKSSAESFRTLVEAEPRVAMLSYSTMGSAKHDDVTKVQEATKIAKEENPELALDGELQLDAALVASVGEFKAPGSKVAGHANTLIFPNLDAGNIGYKLVQRLAKAEAYGPLTQGIAGPVNDLSRGCSASDIVGVVAITAVQAQI; this is encoded by the coding sequence ATGTTTTTTATTGACAAAATTAAAGCAAAAGCAAAAACATCCAAGAAGGTTATTGTACTTCCTGAGAGTGAGGATATGAGAACATTAGAGGCTGCTGACGCTGTACTTAAGGAAGGTATTGCAGACCTGGTTCTTCTTGGAAAAGAAGAGAAAATACTGGCAGATGCTAAAAAAGGCGGATTCAATGTAACAGGTGCTAAAATTATTGATCCGGAAAAAAGTGATAGATTAGACGATTATGTAGCTTCCCTCGTTGAACTTAGAAAAAGCAAGGGTATGACAGAGGAAGAGGCTAGAAAGATTCTTACAACCAGCAATACTTATTTCGGAGTTATGATGATTAAGATGAAGGATGCTGACGGACTTGTTTCAGGTGCCTGCCATTCAACCGCAGATACTCTTAGGCCTAGTCTTCAGATACTTAAGACAAAGCCTGGAACCAAGCTTGTATCTTCATTTTTCATAATTGAAGTACCTAACTGCGATATGGGTGAGAAGGGAACCTTTGTCTTCTCTGACTGTGGTCTCAATCAGAACCCAAATGCAGAAGAGCTTGCAGCCATAGCCAAGTCTTCAGCAGAGTCATTCAGAACCCTTGTAGAAGCGGAGCCAAGAGTAGCGATGCTCTCATACTCAACTATGGGTTCAGCTAAGCATGATGATGTAACCAAGGTACAGGAAGCGACTAAGATAGCTAAGGAAGAGAACCCTGAGCTTGCTCTTGACGGAGAGCTTCAGCTTGATGCGGCCCTTGTTGCCTCTGTCGGTGAATTTAAGGCTCCTGGAAGCAAGGTTGCAGGTCATGCTAATACACTCATTTTCCCTAACCTTGATGCAGGAAATATAGGATACAAACTTGTACAGCGCCTTGCAAAGGCTGAGGCTTATGGACCTCTTACACAGGGAATTGCAGGTCCTGTCAATGATCTTTCAAGAGGCTGTTCAGCAAGCGATATAGTTGGAGTGGTTGCAATTACAGCAGTTCAGGCACAGATCTAA
- a CDS encoding acetate/propionate family kinase, which translates to MKILVINCGSSSLKYQFIDMETEEVISKGLCERIGINGSLLTHKAVGKDDFVLEHEMPNHTVAVKLVMDALTDKDHGVISDVSEISAIGHRVLHAGTVYSDPVIVTDDVKKVIRDCFDLGPLHNPANLMGIEACEEAMPGTPNVAVFDTGFGMVMPAKAHMYAIPYEYYEKYSIRRYGFHGTSHKYVSAETIRFGELPEGHRKVIVCHLGNGSSISASIDGKCVDTSMGLTPLEGLIMGTRSGDIDPAVIQFIANHENKTVDEILNLLNKKSGVLGLSGVSSDFRDLDKAAAEGNERAKLANDAFKYRVIKYIGAYAAAMNGVDAIAFTAGVGENSSTTRKDICENLEYLGIKIDDAANKERGKNMLISTPDSKVKVYVIPTNEELAIAKDTLALVK; encoded by the coding sequence ATGAAAATTTTAGTTATCAATTGTGGAAGCTCTTCTCTTAAATATCAGTTTATTGATATGGAAACAGAGGAAGTTATTTCAAAGGGACTCTGTGAGAGAATAGGTATCAACGGCTCCCTTCTTACACACAAGGCTGTAGGAAAAGATGATTTCGTTCTTGAGCACGAAATGCCTAACCATACTGTAGCTGTAAAGCTTGTTATGGATGCGCTCACAGACAAAGACCATGGTGTGATTTCTGATGTCTCAGAGATATCTGCAATTGGTCACAGAGTACTTCATGCAGGTACTGTCTATAGTGATCCTGTTATTGTAACTGATGATGTTAAGAAGGTTATAAGAGACTGCTTCGACCTTGGACCACTTCACAACCCTGCAAACCTTATGGGTATAGAAGCTTGTGAAGAGGCTATGCCGGGTACTCCTAATGTAGCAGTATTTGATACAGGTTTTGGTATGGTTATGCCTGCTAAGGCTCATATGTATGCAATTCCTTATGAGTACTATGAGAAATATTCTATCCGTCGTTATGGCTTCCACGGAACCAGCCACAAGTATGTATCTGCTGAGACTATCAGATTTGGCGAGCTTCCTGAGGGACACAGAAAGGTTATAGTTTGCCACCTTGGAAACGGATCTTCAATTTCAGCTTCTATTGATGGAAAATGTGTTGATACTTCCATGGGACTTACACCGCTTGAAGGTCTTATTATGGGAACAAGATCAGGTGATATTGACCCTGCGGTTATCCAGTTTATTGCAAATCACGAGAACAAGACAGTGGATGAGATTCTTAATCTTCTCAACAAAAAGTCCGGTGTGCTTGGCCTTTCAGGAGTATCCAGTGACTTTAGAGACCTTGACAAGGCTGCGGCTGAGGGTAATGAAAGAGCAAAGCTTGCTAACGATGCTTTTAAGTATAGAGTAATTAAGTATATCGGTGCTTACGCCGCTGCAATGAACGGTGTAGATGCCATAGCATTTACCGCTGGAGTAGGCGAGAATAGCTCTACTACCAGAAAAGATATCTGTGAAAACCTTGAGTATCTTGGTATCAAGATTGATGATGCTGCCAATAAGGAAAGAGGTAAGAACATGCTTATTTCTACTCCTGA